Proteins from one Impatiens glandulifera chromosome 2, dImpGla2.1, whole genome shotgun sequence genomic window:
- the LOC124927839 gene encoding uncharacterized protein LOC124927839 — translation MREINTVRDGNDDHQTEITVKTIGAAPPFRLIVPSSLKDYVCQMCGVEGYKQCLVPCYSCGAYEHMYCMEKVIMKVPKEWQCDYCQRKTQDHLVGRGIDRIRDEFPLGPSKCSSWKGRFKILDEKFMDLHCDLKAHLPTTVKKRIYKFSIKMPEEVELTMVPRSNLGMSPTKDDISLYFFCGHNLGCIRYNQILQQLEAKDYVMRSKMNGVELIVLSSRLLPLDSQFYLGRWPFMWAVLRSIRKHKNLNELSTTSIQVMETRSFLPPPGIAMTYDV, via the exons ATGAGGGAGATAAACACTGTCAGAGATGGTAACGATGATCATCAGACCGAAATCACCGTCAAAACAATTGGTGCTGCTCCTCCTTTTCGCCTCATAGTCCCCTCTTCTCTCAAG GATTATGTATGTCAAATGTGTGGGGTTGAAGGCTATAAGCAATGCCTAGTTCCCTGTTATTCCTGTGGTGCTTATGAACATAT GTATTGCATGGAGAAAGTAATAATGAAAGTACCAAAAGAATGGCAATGTGATTACTGTCAAAGAAAGACTCAAG ATCATTTGGTTGGAAGGGGAATTGACCGAATTCGAGACGAGTTTCCTTTGGGACCTTCTAAATGTTCTTCTTGGAA AGGAAGGTTCAAGATTCTTGATGAAAAATTTATGGATCTTCATTGTGACTTGAAGGCTCATCTTCCAACAACAGTAAAGAAAAGAATCTACAAGTTCTCAATAAAAATGCCAGAAGAAGTAGAACTTACAATGGTTCCTAGATCCAATTTGGGGATGTCGCCCACCAAAGATGACATTTCATTGTATTTCTTCTGCGGTCATAATCTTGG ATGTATCAGATACAACCAGATATTGCAACAGTTGGAGGCAAAAGATTATGTAATGAGAAGCAAGATGAATGGTGTGGAATTGATCGTTCTTAGTTCAAGGCTCCTTCCACTGGATTCTCAAT TCTATTTGGGTCGATGGCCTTTCATGTGGGCAGTTCTTCGATcaataagaaaacataaaaacCTTAACGAGCTGAGTACAACCTCAATTCAGGTGATGGAGACAAGGAGTTTTCTTCCTCCTCCTGGAATTGCCATGACTTATGATGTTTAA
- the LOC124926728 gene encoding uncharacterized protein LOC124926728 has translation MAEINAAGDDNGDHQTEITVKTIGASPPFRLNVPSSLKVYDLRKRIAVNGHLPIENLTLILKGQVLQDEKNGVDEVIFLNDGDSLLVAVKPKPPVNHNTPNGLDEDDEDDDDLKFQLPQLTSAWKRRLFGFLHDKMRIPDMILMAVFSISIKMWILTISWFILAPVAHSWDLGPLYILATGFAIIFLNLGKRQQGDMSAYSIFNEDFRELPGTLNADRLDQDIRAGQF, from the exons ATGGCGGAGATAAACGCTGCCGGAGATGATAACGGTGATCATCAGACCGAAATCACCGTCAAAACAATTGGCGCTTCTCCTCCTTTTCGTCTCAATGTCCCCTCTTCTCTCAAG GTGTATGATCTTAGAAAGCGTATTGCTGTAAATGGCCATCTGCCTATTGAGAATTTGACTCTAATCTTGAAAGGGCAAGTTTTGCAAGATGAGAAGAATGGTGTAGATGAAGTCATCTTCCTAAATGATGGAG ATTCCTTGCTTGTTGCGGTTAAACCAAAACCTCCTGTCAATCATAATACTCCCAATGGATTAGATGAAgacgatgaagatgatgatgaccTG AAATTTCAGCTTCCTCAATTAACAAGTGCATGGAAACGAAGACTTTTTGGTTTTCTACATGACAAAATGAGAATTCCAG ATATGATATTGATGGCGGTTTTCTCCATCAGCATAAAGATGTGGATTTTAACAATTTCTTGGTTCATACTTGCACCTGTGGCTCATAGTTGGGATTTGGGACCTTTATAT ATTCTCGCCACTGGTTTTGCTATCATTTTCTTAAATCTAGGAAAGCGACAACAAGGAGATATGAG TGCGTATTCCATCTTCAATGAGGATTTCAGAGAGCTTCCAGGAACTCTTAATGCCGACAGACTAGACCAAGACATCCGGGCAGGCCAGTTTTGA
- the LOC124928245 gene encoding late embryogenesis abundant protein 18-like: protein MQSAKQKVTNMASAAKEHIDIGKAKTQEKMEMATARTKEEREIAEERRKVKEAEAKMSLHESKGEHAAQKMHSKEKHSSFLPGSQAPVAGVYGSTQPQAVVPPPGGVPAVYPPVTRQQPGHKFI, encoded by the exons atgcaatcTGCAAAACAGAAGGTGACTAACATGGCTAGTGCCGCCAAAGAACACATTGACATCGGCAAAGCTAAAACCCAAGAAAAG ATGGAAATGGCAACTGCAAGAACTAAGGAAGAAAGGGAGATTGCTGAAGAGAGGAGGAAGGTGAAGGAGGCAGAGGCTAAGATGAGTTTACATGAATCAAAGGGTGAACATGCTGCACAAAAAATGCATTCCAAGGAGAAAcattcttcttttcttcccGGAAGTCAAGCTCCGGTCGCCGGAGTTTATGGGAGTACACAACCGCAGGCGGTTGTGCCGCCGCCGGGTGGTGTTCCGGCAGTTTATCCTCCTGTTACTAGACAACAGCCGGGGCATAAGTTCATATAG
- the LOC124923605 gene encoding late embryogenesis abundant protein 18-like — protein sequence MQSAKQKVSNMASAAKEHIEIGKAKTQEKMEMASARTKEEREIAEERRKVKEAEAKMRLHESKAEHAAQKLHSKQKHSSCLSGSCLTGGQAPVAGVYGHTQPQGVVPPPMGGVPAVYPPVTRQPGHKYI from the exons ATGCAATCTGCAAAACAGAAGGTGAGTAACATGGCTAGTGCTGCCAAAGAACACATTGAGATCGGCAAAGCTAAAACCCAAGaaaag ATGGAAATGGCGTCGGCAAGGACTAAGGAAGAAAGGGAGATTGCTGAAGAGAGGCGTAAGGTGAAGGAGGCAGAGGCTAAGATGAGGTTACATGAATCAAAGGCTGAACATGCTGCACAAAAGTTGCATTCTAAGCAGAAACATTCTTCTTGTCTTTCCGGCAGTTGTCTTACCGGCGGTCAAGCTCCGGTCGCCGGAGTTTATGGGCATACACAACCGCAGGGGGTTGTGCCGCCGCCGATGGGTGGTGTTCCGGCGGTTTATCCTCCGGTTACTAGACAGCCGGGGCATAAGTACATATAG